Within the Miscanthus floridulus cultivar M001 chromosome 17, ASM1932011v1, whole genome shotgun sequence genome, the region TGAAAATTCGCCAAACCATTTGACGTTGGACCGAGTGGGTAGAGTGACATTGACATGACGCAACATATACAGAGAGTAAAAAATCCAAACACACGTGAACATAATCGTACGTATATACCCATCCCACGACCACGGTAATTGCTTCAACTTATATGCACGGTACTTTTTCACCCGCCGTCCGAGCATCGCGCAATAAAGTACTAGCGCAGCGAGCACAGGGGAGGGAGGCATTTGGGGGCGATACGATACGGGAGCTACGGGCCTACGGCGCGTCTCGGTGGCCCCACCATACCTACGAATTGCACCGGCGAAAAATGGCTCGAAAAAGAAAATGATTTCCGGGCTGAATTTATTTAATTTAATTCATTGCCTGCTGTTTTCTCTCTCCTCGGCGTCCTCTTTTATAAGAGTAGAGCCCAGCAGGCGTCGGCCTCCGCCGTTTTTAATACCCCTCGTCGTCGTCCGTCGACATTCCATTCGCCTCCCTCCTCCCCCATCTCTATCTCGCCGTTCCACCTCTTTCCGCTGATAAGCACGCGGCTTCCTCCATCCATCCACCCGCCGCTTTTCTGCTTTGGAGAGGGAGCTGCAACCCAAGCTGCTGGTCTGGTCCGCGAGGTCCCCGGTCGCTGTGCCTGTGCTCCTCCACCGGTCGGTCGGCGGTGGACTTGAGGTTTCGTCGACGACGGTTTCGAGAGTGGAGGAAATGTCGACGACGGAGTGTTCGGACCTCGGGGAGGAGTTCTGGCTGCCGGAGGAGTTCCTGGACGACGACTTCTTCTCCGAGGAGGAGAAGGCGGCCGTGGCCGCCAGGAGCGAGAGCGACGAGGAGGACAGCCTGGCGGGGCTCTCGCGCCGCCTCGCGGGCCTCCTCGGCGACGACGGCGAGCGGAAGCCGCCTACCGCTGCCAAGGTTGGTTTTCTTTCTTTGCATGCATGGGATtgttggttctctttctgatggTTGTTGTACGTGTCCGTGCCGGAATTTCTGATTGCGCGTTCTTGTGCCGCAGGCGGAGGTGACGGTTGGGTCGCCGCAGTCCACGCTCTGCGGACTGCCCAAGTCGGGGCAGGAGAGCCCCAACGGCGGGGCGTCCAAGGGCacgtcgccgccgtcgtcgccgctggAGCAGAAGCCGGCCGACCCCTGGGACCTCCTGTACGAGGCGGCCGGCCAGGTTGCTCGCATGCGCGCCGCCAACAGCATCCCGGTTCCGGCCAACAACGCTTACGCCTTCAACGGCGGCCAAAGCGGTTTCGCGCCGCCGGCGCGCAAGCCTTCGCTACCGCCGATTGCTCCGCCCTCCGCAAAGGTCCCTGCCGGCGGCGCGCACTACCCCCCGTTCGCGCACTTGGTCTCGCAGCGCCAGATGCAGGCTGCTCAGGTGCGTGTGTCTTCTCGTCAAGATTCTTCGGTTGTATCGTTCCGCTTTGTTCTGTTCCTGTTGTTGCCCTGACGCATCCTTCTCTGTTCG harbors:
- the LOC136516462 gene encoding uncharacterized protein, coding for MSTTECSDLGEEFWLPEEFLDDDFFSEEEKAAVAARSESDEEDSLAGLSRRLAGLLGDDGERKPPTAAKAEVTVGSPQSTLCGLPKSGQESPNGGASKGTSPPSSPLEQKPADPWDLLYEAAGQVARMRAANSIPVPANNAYAFNGGQSGFAPPARKPSLPPIAPPSAKVPAGGAHYPPFAHLVSQRQMQAAQFHLLKQQQLLKLQRERQQLAAAAAWSARQGASAKPIGCGGGGGDAPLGLHPAAWPPLQKPQQHAPAPPALGMRAVFLTPPGAKRERNGTGVFLPRPAGAPAEPKRKTGCSTVLVPARVVQALNLNLEDLGAQPRYPGGFVLDHDALITRSNAMLASQKRCAAAPLAAAPALCHSS